A segment of the Lycium ferocissimum isolate CSIRO_LF1 chromosome 5, AGI_CSIRO_Lferr_CH_V1, whole genome shotgun sequence genome:
AGACAATATCTTGTAGGGAGAATATTAATCCCTCTAGATAATTTTAATCTACATAATCTGGTAGTGCAAAAGAGTTTAACaaagaatttgatttttcaGTGTTCTTTGAGATTTGTTTCCTATCCATAATCTCTTTTATTTGTCCCAATTCTGCTTTCTTGGAGTGTAGTTGATGCAATTATCGATATTAAGGGACCTTATGATGTGAAGAAAAACTGGAAAGGAGATCCATGTGTCCCAAAAGATTACGCATGGGAAGGTCTTCGCTGCAATTAGAGTTCCAGCAGTTCCACCCGAATCATAGGCTTGTATGTTTCCGAACTTATATCATTTGAGTTGTCCAATGTATTTTCCATTGACAGAATAATATGCTTAAGGAATAAGGTCACTCCAAGGTTCTTTCGGAATAAAGTACCTTAAGCTCTTCTAAATTCTCCATGCTAAATGTTTCAAACTCTTTCAAGGGACATGTCCTCCAGTGGATTGAGTGGGGAGATTCCACCTACTCTCTCAAATTTAACTGCTTTGCAGTACTTGTAAGCTCCTTGAACctgaaatatttaaaatctaTGAAGATTGACCAAAAGAGGATCATAGTTAAAATGATTTTGACAATCTCAGGGATCTATCGGACAATGATTTGACTGGTCTAGTGCCTAGCTTTCTTGCAGGATTTACGTCCTTGAGGTTCCTGTAAGTATTGTACTTCCTTCTTCCTCTTGGTTTCGTGATCATTTTTTCAGTTAGAATGATCAAATGAATAGAGTATCTTTGCTATTTTTATGACAGAAACTTAATTGGGAATAAGTTCTGGGGTTCAATTCCACTCGAACTGCTCAAAAAGCAAATAGTGGAACCTTGTTGCTCAGGTATGCTGATAAATTTCCATATCAAGAATATCAATAGCTAGCACTAGTTTAGATATGGAGGACTACAATTTTCTCTATGTCTGCATTTTCATTTGTGGAAAACTTGCTAGTTGGAGTCCAGTAAATAATATGTTCTTCACGTTGCCAAATGATGTGTAGAACTAACTAGAACATATTATCTACTGGAAACTATAGTAAGTTTGATGTGGATTATGGTAAGTACATTTAGCAATACTCACCTTCATATTCTGCAAGCCGTGTGTTACCCATTCACAACCATGTAGATCACAATTTAACCTATGTGCCTTACAGGATGTATATAGGTGCACTTAAATCTCATCTGAGATATATTTTACTCCCACCACTCTTATGAGATAGATTATCAGTTATACCAGTCAATCTTGAACTAAAGTACTTTTTCTTGGGGAACCGTGATTTGCAACTTCTCCCGTTGGATTTTCCCAGGGGTTAATTTGCCTTTTGAGGATTTGCAAGCATTGACTGGTAGGAGGAGATGCAATTGGGAGAGCAAAAGAGCTCGTTCTTCCATTTTGAGATCTTGAGGTTCAGAAGATAAGCCTGAACATATGAAGCATATTTCCACTTATCTTTTGTCCCATTCCTTCAATCAAAGAAAAGTTCATGCCAAGGCTAGTGCCAgcaattttttatgtttatgccACGCGTATAATTAAGTCAAgaacaaaatatgaagaaaacaATCTAGCCAGGTACTCAGCAGTAGGTATTCTTCTATGAGGTCTCTTTCAAGCACCATTTTACGCACTAAAAGTAATAACATTGTATGTTTTAAAGTATGTTTCTGGTTTAAGGTGCTTCTGCCTGCAATAAAATTCAAGTAGAGGGAGGTATTATTCCTGTTAAAGGCTAACGACCTTTCACTAGGATTGGTTCCTTGCTCAAGTGCCAGTCCAACAATGCTGCTTTAGTCCAGAAATAATTTGCTATTTGCCCATCGAGTTTTTGTTGGTTCTATTAACTAAATATCTCTTTGATGTAAATAGCGAGATTATTGATAGCTTTTGATTAAAACCTATGCTGGAGTAACACACCTATTCCCAACAGCATGGATGGATTCGTAGCGCTAATTCCAAATCATTGTCAATCAGTTCAATGTACAAAAAAGAAGCTTACTATTCCAATAGTTGCATCAGGAGCTGTATTGTTGATGCTCTCGATTGTGGTTATCACCATTTGTTACTTTACCAAACGCAAAGTCATGCTGTGTGCAAGTCTCTTTATTGTTAATCATACTCAAGGTGAAGAGTTTCGCACTGAATTAGGACAATGCTACTATGATCAGGGGATGAAAGGGTCGAGTCTTTTGAGTCAAGAAGCCAGcgtttttcatacactaaaatAGTGAGTATGACCAACAATTTTGAGAAGATTTTAGGCAGAGGTGGTTTTTGAATAGTATATCATGGCTACTTGGACAGCAAAGAAGTCGCTGTGAAGATGCTTGCTGAGACAGGACACAAGGAATTTCAGCTTGAGGTTTCAAACTTGGCCCTATTGAATTAATGAATTTTTCTAGGACCCCTCACTATATCACAACAATTTTTTAGGATCTGTATAGACTTACATAAAACTTGGAATTAATTCAATATTCTGAATATCTGGTTTTGTGGGCTGAGCTATTGGGAAGAGTTCATCACAGAAACTTGATTTCACTTGTTGGGTATTGTTATGAAGGTGCTAATATGGCGCTTGCGTACGAGTACATGGCAAATGGGACTGTAAAAGAGCATCTCAATAGTGCGAATTGGCAGTTTCATGTTTTAGTCTTCTTTATCTATTAAAACATATCTGACTAACTAACCAGTAAGGTTTAGCTTTTTATGTTATCATTAAGAGAACAATGTGAAACTGTTTTGACAATGGACAATCTTAAAACAGAGGAATATGTGGTTATTCAAAGATATTGCATTTGCTATTGACTAGTTAGTACCATCTGTTTTATAACCAACATTACTTCAAATCTTGTAAGTAGGATTACTTCAAATCTTGTAAGAGAATTCCTACTAACTTTATCTCCTATATTCTCTTAATTGGAGATGTTCAACCCTCAAAACTGTTGTCCATAACTCCAAATAATATTCCTGAGCAATTTCTGGTGCGCCAAAGTAATGTATTAAAACATTTTATTTTGCTGATGTAGGTGATGCTCCAAAATCACTGACTTGGATAGAGAGATTACAAGTTGCCCTGAATGCAGCAGAAGGTAAGCAAACATCTGTGATGCTGTTAGTCATATGTTTGAGTTCCTTCAACTTTTTGTGGCACATGCTTAGATAAGTATTCATTGTCACATGCTTAGATAAGTATTCATTCTTCTTTAGAGAGCCAATGCCTAGACACGGACCTTAACAGCATTTGTTGCCTACTTCACTATGTTGTGGTTCTAAAAAGAAGATTTAGCTTTCTATATTCCATCAAGAGAAAgtcatatccattttcatgccttGGAGGAGCTGCTCATATATTGAGATGGGATAGAATGTTATGACCCTAAAAAGCTGAGTTGCCCTATATTTCTGTCTATATTCCGTTCTCACTCGCTTTGTGGTGGTTTCTTCCTAATTTATTACAAATAATAATCTTTGTTCAAGGATTGGAAGAGGACATAATTTTGAACTTAAAATCTACATTATCCGAGATTGTAATATTTCCTTTTATCTCTGTTCATTTCTCTCATCTTGGtcttttgtttatctttttaCTGAAATTGAGGTGGATTTATGTGTATGGAAAACTTGTTAGGTTTGGATTATCTGCATTATGGTTGCACGCCATCTATTGTCCACAGAGATGTTAAGAGTACCAACATCTTACTAGATGAAAATTTCCAAGCAAAACTTGCTgattttggaatttctagaGCTTTTTCTTTTGATGAGAGCTCTTTCGTGTCAACTGCAGTTGTTGGCACAATCGGTTATCTTGATCCCGAGTAAGTAGTTTCTATGATCTGCACTCGTCTTGTATATTTCATTCTTTGGGTTGATCATtaatatgaaaggtaagtaattTGCTATAACATGTTAAATTACAATGAACTCTTTGCACtatcaatatcatgaaaaaattCCTCACGGACGTCACCGTTCTTGGGTTGGGTTGTAGGTGTTATCATTTAAAGAAGTTGCATGAAAAGAGTGATGTTATAGCTTCGGAGTCGTGCTTTTGGAGCTAATCACAGGGCAGCCTCCTGTGATGACAAGCAAAAACTGTCACATAATTCAATGGGTTGGTCATTCCCTTACTACAGGTGATGTTGCCCATATTATTGACACCAGGCTAGATGGAACCTATAATAGTGAATTGGTGGAAAAATATGTAAGATTAGCAATCAGTTGTTGCTCATCCTTCCCTGCTAATAGGCCAACCATGCATTATGTGGCTAGCAAACTGGAGAAATATTTTGAAGCAGCAAAAGGGGCTACTAAAGGCACAGTAGTTGATTCGGaaaattcaacttcaacaatCCTTGTGCTTTCTGATAGCGAGTTCTCAGGCAGGTTTTGATATTACTAATTATTTACAGGAGTCTGCAATATCAAGACTTGCTTCGATGCATTTGTTAATATCTTgtatattatttcttttttatccaTCTCTTTTGTCTTGTAATTTGTATATctgatttttgttaaaacagaAATTCACTATTTTTGCGTTGTCGATTCTCCATCTCTTTTTAATTCCCTCGTGAAATTATAATGATACATATGAGGATTGAAAATGTGCTTCCCAATCTATACCAAGTATATCCTTTGGTCGAGAAGTACCACCTCTCAAATCACTATATAAGTTAGGCCATTTTTAGTTGCTTCTTTGTTAACTACagaatgaaatgaatacatagaataatATAAATGAGAAAACTTTTCTACTCGATTAAGTATAACAGACAGCCATATTATCACACCTTTAAAATTcatacaaattcatttttttggggTTACAATTTCGTACAAATACACACACTATATGTATGCTTAGCACGGGACCATCTTTGGCCCGGCCACCAATGGTGAACAATAAGTACGGCGAATACATAATTTACTACTATCTTACAAGCCAAATACAAACGTAACTTAATTAGATGTGATTTTTTCAAGTTATATACACTGACTGTAATACTTTTTATACTATCAGTGCGTACAACTTAAACTCTTAAAGATAATTAACGAGGGAGCGGTATGTAGCACCAGGCTGCCAACCAGTGGGAATCACATTCTTGGCTATTAATATCTGGTCTGAATATTGTGAAGTTAATCGGATGGAAAATGGAGGGTGTAATTCAGAGCCAGCATCCAACTTCCAAACTGCACCCCAAGACTGTTGCATTTGCCTCCATTTACTGTTGCTggttttttctttcatttcaacTTTAGCAAGGTCACCATCTCCTTCTTCAAACTCTATTACCACTGCGAAGTATTCCGAATTTGAACCTTGGTCGACATGGAACGCGATATTTTTCCTCGAATAATCACACGCCACCCTGAAAAAtttagaataatcaaaatggGTGTGATTGATAcattccgtcccaatttatatggccCGCGTGATTGGACATGAcgttaaaaaagaaataacgactTTTTAGATAAGAAATTATGGCATTCTTTTTtagaacaaacaaaaaataaataaagtatgacatataaattgggatgaaGGGAGTAATAGTTTGACTTTTTTgttctaccaaaaaaaaaaaaaaaaaaaaaaaaaaggaattttaagTCATGTATACTGGTGGCATAGGGTGGTTGACATTATCAATGCagtttaatttattaaatttaagaTATATTAATTTAATTGAAAAATCTAATTTTATTGGACGACTAGTACTCCATCTAGTTAAGCTTCAAAGGTGTATTACCATCTTATGATTCCAGCTCACTGTTTATTAGTAACAGTTTACACAAAGTTAATAAGTATAAAATCCTGAAAATTGAGTGTataataattaaacttttaaacaaaaaatgttTGATTTTGTACATATTTCTAGTGTAACATAACAGTATAGTTACTTAAAATCAGATAACGGTACGTAATAATAGACTATAGTAAGTTTGGAATGAGTCTTCTAGAAATTAAAAAGAGAGCAAGTAAATATCTTACACCACAATGACTTTATGTCTTATGGAGAATTGCACAGATagtgtaaaagaaaattaaactaTATATGTAATTAAATCCAAATGAGATATAATTAATTtcctttgttcttttttttttttgttgggaggGGGTAGTTGAGAGAGTTAATGGAATTTGCCTAGCATAAAGAATTTGCAAGACACCAGCATTCCTGAGTTTGTGTTCTTGTCCAGGAATAGCCATTGAACCAAATGCAGTTCCACTTAAGTCAAAATGTGCTGATTGTGAGACGCAAGGACCACCTGGGCAAAAATCTGCTATAACCACCCTTACTCCCTTCTCTGAACACGATCGATGCACCTTCTTTGTACATTTCACCTATCACATGATACATACATATTAGTAATTGATTAATTACTTGGTCTTTTTTACGTTATTGCTTAACACTGGAATTCAAGTCTAAAGAACCTGGTAGCAAGCTCCACATTCTCTTCCAGATTTATAGAGGGATGGGCCAATTCCAGTAACCAAGGAAGAGAAAGGTGCTTGTGATACTGCTGTTCCATATCCACAAGATCCCCCTGCACTCATAAGCATACGGGGTTACATTGTAACTCATGGATATAATTTGTATACACTGATTATAATGCAATTTGTTTTTACATTCTCAGTTATTCAACTTGTTGTATTCCCTCCggttaaaaaagagtgtccacatagccatttgcacacctcttaataagaaaatactaactcctacgcaaaaataggtaatttgactaaattaccctaattaaatagttattgggatttggtcacttaacacttaataagggcaaatatggaaaaataaatttaattctttattgatttagtaagtggacactcttttttaaccaaaaaaaataaagtagagTGGACAATcttttgaaccggagggagtaacataTAAACTGCCTTATTTTGTGCGTATTGATATCATATTTTATGATAACAATTGCTTGACGTTATCTTTTAGATGATTTTCATAACTCATTAATAGTTGCACACCTTTCTCTCACAAAATTGTGAGTGAAACAAATTGTTGATTATAATGCCAGGACGTTCTGGGGTGGGGAGGGAATATAATTAATCTTGAGACATATTATAAGAAAGTAGTTAAGTGTACTTCTCTAACCgtttaattaagttttaaaatGACAGCTTTAACATGATATCACAGTAGGACAAAAGTTCTGAGTACAAATCTCATTGTATTTCACGTATTTGGCTATGAAAAATAATCGTACCACACGTAAGGGGTTTGTTGAAACATtaaaacaaaagaggaatgagGTGTAAGTTACCGTCGCTACCGGCACCATCGGGGCTGCCATACCAAGTAGCTCCGGCCGACGCCCAGTGAGTGGCATAGGTGGACAAATTGAAGTGTTTTGGTCTGAAGCTGAAACATGGGCTAGTGAAACAAACTAAAACAATTAGTAGATGAGAAAAGATAACCAAATGTGATATAGCAAATAAGCCCATGTTTTTGCCTCAATAATTTAGCTTATTGCTTCTTAAATTAAGCAGCACTTTAATATTGTTACTGCTTGTTTAATTTGCAGTATTTGGCAATGCAAAATGGAGAGCGCAATGTGTAAGTATATATAGAGGAGAAAATATAGACAAAGTATTGTCTGTTGCTATCAGATTAATCCTCCACGTGCACGTGATTTTCCTAATAATGTCAAGGCCGTTTTAGCTTGCTTTTGCATAGGGCTAAATTCAAAATATGTGTCAAATCCAATTCAAATTCGGATTTAACTTCTATATACACATagagtaaaaaaaattctagattAAATCATCTGCATAGATAATTACAAGTAACTACTCATAGTATATAAAATTAGTTACTTGCAAGCAACCTGTTATAATAAATATTGTAAAAATTTGTTATTATAAATGAGTTAGATTCAAGTCCAAATATGCATGTCACTGACATGCAACTGGAACACTCATCACTTCTACGTTGAGGGAAAATATGAGTGACCAGATTaaaaaagtgaagataaaaaaaatgaagaatatatattttcttgtagCGTTTTGTCCTTATAAATAATTGCGACAGGGTTTCAGACACCTACTAATATATGAGTAATTAAGCTTAACTATAGTTGAAGTGATATGTCTCTTACTTTAAGCTTGGTGtgatatatataaacatcatatgAGGGTCTTAAAATATAAGTAAACAAAagtattttcatgaaaaatgtaTCCTGTGAAACCTTACTTCCAGGGCCGTCTCAACAACATTgggggcctaaagccaaacttcAAACAAAggccctaattttttttaaaggaaaggtCGTCATgtaaacaacaacatacacagtgTAATCCCAATAATtggggtctgggaagggtagTGTAAGCAGACCTTCGGCTCAGAGAaaagcaaatcaaagcaatccggaaaaagaaataatagaaGTAAACAACCAtgataaaatactaaataaagcATGATAAAGCAGTCCGGAAAAAAGGAACGAAAAGatcgtcatatatatttttatttgacaTCTTCTTTTCTAGTTTTTTAGATGTGAATTCATTAATTATATAATCAATTTGTTCTAACAATTCCTTTTCAGTTGTTAACATAGCTAATCCATTCAATCTCTCTTGAGACATTATTGATCTTAGATAAGATTTCGAAAAACTTCTTTCGATTAAAGCAAcagtttatatataaaatacatccatctttaaaaaaaaaaaaatggggtccCAACAATTGCTTTATTGACCTTATAGTCAAGTCACCCCCGACTACTTCTAGCAGGTAGATAAAATGAAGTtatgagaagaaaaaagagaaatcgatttgagataatttgagctAATCACATAGATTTCTGGCTTGCTTACGTGGTTTCCGGTGAGATTTAGTTGGTTTCTGGCCATAGTTATTTTTACGAGAGAATATTTATAATTTGAGTGACTTTATAGTGATGAAAATAGGAGTAGTTTAGTGACTttataggaaaaaaatataaatttaatcacCATTAGAGGAATGAGCTCTATAGATTCTAACTGTTTATAAACACATGTCTAATATACATAATACATTGCGATTTTTTTGTCGGATCGATAAATTAAATTGCTtctaaaagattttaaaaaataattgatgaCCACGAATTCTGTTTGAACGAAGTACATAAAGCACAAATATACCCTTAGTTACCAGAAGATTTGGAACTTCAGAATTATGCTTCATTGGCTTTATTTTCTCCCTTTCtctagtatatatatttatcattaCATATGTGAAAACTCCTTCAAGGCATTTAAACttacaaatattttattttaaatggagtaacacaaatttaaaaatttaatttaaatttacatATGCTGACAATATATGAATTATGCGAGTCTGCCAGAATAAGCCGATTTGGCTCAACGTGATTGAATTAAAAATTTGCATGGCTTGGTATTTTCTAATTAGTGTATAGCATGAGCCTTGAGCAACAGTTCTTGACTTTAAAGTAAAGggcaaagggtcaaatatacccctctactttagtttattggttAAATTTACCCTCCGTTAGCTTAATTttacaaatatacccctctgttAGCCAAAGTACACAAATATACTCCTTAGTGGATGGAAAAttccaaattaattaaaattacccatttaatttaaaaaaaccaTGCCCATCACTttgacccgacccgacccacAAAATTATTTCCCCCCACCCTATTATACCCCTCTACGCCTTAGAACTCTTCAGTCAAAACTCAAAACACAAAGCCCAATATTTGAGAGAGAGCTGTGTGTACTTTGATTTCTATATGTTGCTTCCTCACTTGATTCTTGTGTACAgttttattagtttttcattCTTGAGCAGTTTTGTAATAGGTAATTCGTTATcatggaaaagaaaattaatgtATGAGTTCCTAATCTTTATTTTAGATGTAAATGGATAAATTAAACAGTGTTTCCAGTAGCTCTTGTCTGTAATCAGCTCCTAAGTTACACAGACAGGGAGGTTCTACTCTCAAGTTTTTGCCAACCCTTGTACAGTGACGTGTAATAGGGTTgggggaaataattttgggggTCGGGTCGGGTCAAAGTGATGTGCATGGGTTTTTTTAAGTTAAACGggtaattttaattgatttgggATTTTCCATTCactgaggggtatatttgtgtacTTTGGCTaacagaggggtatatttgtaaACTTTGACTAACAGAGGGTAAATTTaaccaataaactaaagtagaggggtatatttgatcctttGCCCTAAAGTAAAAGGCAATTTGTCGGCAGAAATGGGGCCATTGCATGCAAATCTTTGTATgtcatttttcttcatataaAATAAGATCCCCAGTAACCTGCCGTTGATGGTGGTTATTGGTCGTTGAAACTTCCCCAATTTCTGTTTGTCCATTTCTTGATCTTACATTATATACCCAAAACTATATCCcctccctatatatatatgttggcattTAATAATTTTGTGAAGTTGATGTTCATGATTATCATTACTTTTTTATGAATCcgtttggggtgtgacaagaagTTAGACAAATTCACATTATACTTACAATTTTAACAGAAAAAAGTAGTCTTACTATAAAGATATTTCTTGCTATATTTATAAGTctgttatattatattttactgaTTTCTTATGACATAATGGACTACAAAATCAAATTTCCCTGAATTGAAACGTCTTTAAAATCTTGATTTCTTCAATGGATTATTGTTGTaggctatgcgtccaccaaacacagTATGGAGggggacctggttgtgtaccagttcccttatgcaatgcagtatgtAAAGGGCATAGGATGTTatcgtgaaaaactccttgctcaagggattaaaaatcacgacctacccccGTAGGATTTCAACTCTACTAAACGAGCAACTTCAAATTACAATCGATTGTAAGCTaagaattaactcccataaccccTCGCCCTTACAATGACTCTTTTGTAACCTAGGAAATAACCTCCGTAGTCCCTCAACACTTACAATACTCTGATTGCAAGcaactccacttgactaactctagccaaggaccactaatacacctagactaactctagcctagtgtaccactcaaaagcttgtgGAAATACACTTCCAGCAAGTACACTTTGAGACTTTTCAAAACACC
Coding sequences within it:
- the LOC132058370 gene encoding putative expansin-B2 translates to MGLFAISHLVIFSHLLIVLVCFTSPCFSFRPKHFNLSTYATHWASAGATWYGSPDGAGSDGGSCGYGTAVSQAPFSSLVTGIGPSLYKSGRECGACYQVKCTKKVHRSCSEKGVRVVIADFCPGGPCVSQSAHFDLSGTAFGSMAIPGQEHKLRNAGVLQILYARVACDYSRKNIAFHVDQGSNSEYFAVVIEFEEGDGDLAKVEMKEKTSNSKWRQMQQSWGAVWKLDAGSELHPPFSIRLTSQYSDQILIAKNVIPTGWQPGATYRSLVNYL